A single Ochrobactrum sp. BTU1 DNA region contains:
- a CDS encoding sugar ABC transporter permease, producing the protein MSDMTRAPVVRRRRVSRRMLPYLLSLPALLTCIGILIPFLTAVAYSLQRYRLSQPWARKWNWGENYLNFMTDAAFWNTLKVSATYAFSTVICELLLGLGIALLLQRRTMINNAISIMLLMPLMTAPALAALMWKLMTNPGFGIMSWLASQVGLENFRWASDPATAMLTVVIVDIWVYTPFIMILLLAGLRSLPQQPFEAATLDGVPRLFVFWRITLPMLTPFLLTATLFRVIESIQQFDIIYAMTQGGPGNRLTVFQVEAYLNFFQSTNVGRSAALMIILWAITYTLSNIFIKQWLRLREKAHAEA; encoded by the coding sequence ATGAGTGATATGACCCGTGCACCCGTGGTTCGCCGCCGTCGTGTCAGCCGCCGCATGCTCCCCTATCTGCTGAGCCTGCCGGCACTGCTGACATGTATTGGCATTCTCATCCCCTTTCTGACGGCGGTAGCATATTCGCTTCAGCGATACCGACTTTCACAGCCATGGGCACGCAAATGGAACTGGGGCGAGAATTATCTCAACTTCATGACCGATGCCGCTTTCTGGAACACCCTGAAAGTCTCAGCTACCTATGCCTTCTCGACCGTGATCTGCGAACTTCTGCTGGGCCTTGGCATCGCACTTTTGCTCCAACGGCGCACAATGATCAACAATGCCATATCAATCATGCTTTTGATGCCGTTGATGACGGCGCCTGCGCTTGCTGCGTTGATGTGGAAACTGATGACCAATCCCGGTTTCGGTATTATGTCATGGCTAGCTTCGCAGGTCGGACTTGAGAATTTCCGCTGGGCGTCTGATCCCGCAACGGCGATGTTGACCGTCGTGATTGTGGACATCTGGGTTTATACGCCCTTCATCATGATCCTCTTGCTGGCAGGTCTCCGCTCACTGCCACAACAACCCTTTGAAGCCGCCACGCTCGATGGAGTTCCTCGGCTGTTCGTTTTCTGGCGTATCACGCTGCCAATGCTGACGCCATTTTTGCTCACTGCGACGCTGTTCCGCGTCATCGAAAGCATCCAGCAATTCGATATCATCTACGCCATGACCCAGGGCGGACCGGGCAACCGGCTGACCGTCTTCCAGGTCGAGGCCTATCTCAATTTCTTCCAATCCACCAATGTCGGGCGTTCTGCAGCGCTCATGATTATCCTTTGGGCAATCACCTATACGCTGTCGAACATCTTCATCAAGCAATGGCTGCGCCTGCGCGAAAAAGCCCATGCCGAAGCGTAA
- a CDS encoding carbohydrate ABC transporter permease, with protein sequence MQHVHPLERILRVIALTLVVLFFMFPIVWIFLMSFQTNETILRVPPSVVFSPTLENYTALISGKLQTSAGVLEISFMKNLFNSFFLSVTSVAIGLLLGVPAAYAFARLKFRGSEDIAFTLLSFRFAPPLLVLLPLTIYFQQIGLSDTYLGLIWVYQLIVLPLILWIVRGYFEDMPADIEYAYRIAGHSWGATFRRIALPLAGPGIAAAALLAFIFAWNNFVFALVLASADKQPVTVGALAFVTASGIQYGQVAAAIVLSIAPTFAIALYAQRYLVEGLSLGAVKG encoded by the coding sequence ATGCAACATGTTCACCCTCTCGAACGCATCCTGCGTGTCATTGCTTTGACCCTGGTGGTGCTGTTCTTCATGTTCCCGATTGTCTGGATATTCCTGATGAGTTTTCAGACCAACGAAACCATTTTGCGCGTGCCGCCATCCGTGGTGTTTTCGCCCACACTTGAAAACTACACGGCACTTATTTCCGGCAAACTGCAAACATCGGCAGGCGTTCTCGAAATCAGTTTCATGAAGAACCTGTTCAACTCGTTTTTCTTATCGGTGACGTCAGTCGCGATAGGTCTTTTGCTTGGTGTTCCTGCGGCCTATGCATTCGCGCGCCTTAAATTTCGTGGTTCGGAAGACATCGCTTTCACACTTCTTTCGTTCCGCTTTGCTCCACCACTACTGGTTCTGCTGCCGCTTACAATCTATTTCCAGCAAATCGGTTTGAGCGACACTTATCTTGGTCTTATCTGGGTTTATCAGCTAATCGTACTGCCGCTGATCCTCTGGATCGTGCGTGGATATTTTGAAGACATGCCTGCCGATATTGAATATGCCTATCGTATCGCTGGCCATAGCTGGGGAGCGACATTTCGCAGGATCGCGCTTCCGCTTGCAGGCCCCGGCATTGCAGCCGCAGCGCTGCTGGCTTTCATCTTCGCCTGGAACAACTTCGTCTTTGCCTTGGTGCTTGCATCGGCTGACAAACAGCCGGTGACAGTTGGTGCCCTCGCTTTCGTGACCGCGTCCGGCATCCAGTATGGGCAGGTTGCAGCAGCAATCGTTCTCTCGATCGCGCCTACTTTCGCCATTGCACTTTATGCCCAACGCTACCTCGTTGAGGGTCTATCGCTCGGCGCGGTGAAAGGGTAA